The genomic interval GGAGTAATAGATGTTGTCGCCGATCCGCCCTACCTGGGGCAGGCGCGAGAGGGTGAGCAGGAAGTTGCCGGTCCAGGCGTAGTCGATCTTCACGTGCTGCAGCTGCGGGAAGGTCTTGAGCATCTTCGGCCGGACGATGGCAGCGATGTCCCGCGGATCGCGCGCACCGTAGACCACTCCACCGCCATAGATGAGGCGCCGGTCGGCGGAGAGCCGGTAGTAGTCCAGTAGGAAGTTGCAGTCTTCGACACAGTAGTCCTGCGGCAGCAGGTTGGCGGCCAGCTCCTCGTCCAGGGGCTCGGTAGCGATCACCTGGGTGCCGCAAGGCATCGATTTGGCGGCCAGCTCCGGGACCAGGTCGCTCAGGTAGGCGTTGCCGGCCAATATGACGAACTTCGCCCTGACCTGTCCCTTGGGCGTATGCACTACTGGTGTGGTGCCGTGCTCGATGCGCACGGCGGGCGATTGCTCGTGGATCACTCCGCCGAGAGCCTCCACTGCAGCGGCCTCGCCGAGCGCCAGGTTGAGCGGATGGATGTGCCCGCCGCTCCTGTCCAGCAGGCCACCCACATATTGCCGGCTGTCTACCACCGTGCGAATGCCTCGCTCGTCCAGCAGTTCCAGCTGGCCATGGCCATAGCGCTCCCAGAGTTTCTTCTGCTCCTCCAGATGGGCCATCTGCCGGCTGGTGAAGGCGGCGAACACACCGCCGTCCTTCAAGTCGCAATGAATGTCATGACGAGCCACGAGTGCGCGCAGGATACGTCCGCCCTCGAAGGCCATGTCGCCGATCCGGCGGGCCTGCTCGACGGGCAGGCTGCGCTCGATCACATCAATGTCGCGACTGTAGCTGTTGACGATCTGCCCGCCGTTGCGCCCGGAAGCGCCGAAGCCGACCTTGGCCGCCTCCAGCACAACGACGCGAAAGCCGTTCTCCAGCAGGAACAGGGCGCTCGACAGGCCGGTATAGCCCGCACCGACGATGCAGACGTCGGTTTCGACCTCCCCGACGAGCTGTGGGCGCTGCGGGGCGGGGGCGGCTGTGGCGGCATAGTAGGAAAGGGGATAGTCGGTATGCGCCATCTTGCAGCTTCCTGATTCAATATTCGAGGTCGATCCGATGCTACCGAAGCGGCTTTCCCCCGGCTAGCGCACCGGGAATCCGGTCCCGCAGGGAAAAATCATCTTTTTCAGTTGGTTAGCGGGAAAAGGTGTTGACAGGGCGGCTCAAGTCCGTAGAATGCGCGGCCATCGACAGGCACATAGCTCAGTTGGTTAGAGCACCACCTTGACATGGTGGGGGTCGTTGGTTCGAGTCCAATTGTGCCTACCAAACAAAACCCGCATCGTGCGGGGCTTAGAAGGCGATCCGAAAGGGTCGCCTTTTTTGTTTTGAGCAAAATATTGGGAATATTTGGGGGAAACGCCCATCGGCTCGCAACTTCAGGTCCGCCTGGACACGCTGGTAGGTGATTCCCTTCTTATGTCATGGGCGGTCATCGCCCGTCGGGGCCTGTACGTGGGTCTGCATGAACTTCTCTTATCCTGGCGTGAATCTCTGTTGTCGCGGCCATGAGGAGGTCGCTGCCGGGCGGGCGAGCTGGCATTCCGATGCATGCGGGGACGTAAGGAGAAGAGTGCGGCCGGTTACGCCGGCCAGGCGGGCACTCTGTCGCCATTGGCGTGCCTACCAATAGGAGAGGGTACGGATGGATTCCCCTTTGGCTTGCAGATTATTCGAACCGACCGCGCGCTTTACCGATCCTTTGGAGGTCCGGTGCAGCCATTTTTACCAATGACCAGCTGACGCCGAGGGTATGCCGATCTGCCGGCGGCAATGCATGGGCATGTGCCTGTCCTGGTTGGTAGGGGGGGCTTTCATAAAAGTTAGCCTTTGGCGAACTTTTTTCCACACGCTTTGTGCGGATGTATTGTCCTTGTTGGTGGAGTGGCAGAGCGCGTGGGGTGCATGTGCTCTCCGTTTGGCCCCAAAAGACAAAGATGGCCGGTTGCGCCGGCCAGGCGGTCACTCTATCGACGCCTGCGTGACTACAGGCGGATTCCGGTGTCATAACTTCCGTGTCTTGCAGATTACTCGAACCGACTGCGCGCCTTGCCGGGGACGACATACCCTGACGTGGACATTTCACGAATGGCCGGCTGACGCTGCCGGCATGCCGATCTGCCGACGGCTCCTTGGCAAATACCTGCTGCAGGTGCTCCCCCGGGGGTTGCAAGGGAGTAATAAGTAAGGTAGTTCCCAGGTTGTTTTTGACAAATCCAGCGGTGGGAAAGTCCTTCTCTGCGCCCGATCCTGGGCGAATGCAGTGCATGTGCTATCAGCCAACCGGAAAGGGGTGGAGGTGTGGCCGGTTACGCCGGCCAGGCGGGCACTCTGTCGCCATTGGCGTGCCTGCCAGCAGGGGGGGATAAGCTCCCTGGCTTGCGGATTACTCGAACCGACTGCGCGCCTTGCCAAGGCTGTGGCCTTGGCGTGGCCACCGTGCGCGTGGCCGGCTGACGCTTTCGGCATGCCGATCCGCCGACGGTATTTACAAGGTAAGCCCGATAACTGGCGCCCAGCCAGGCGGCTGTGTCTGTTTTTGTCACGGGCCGAGGGGGCGGATTTGCATGCGAAATCGTGTGGCTGTCTCTTTGCTCTGGTTCCTCGGGGTTCTTCTTGTCCTTGGCGTGGTGCGCGCGCAGGCAGCTGAATCGCCCCGGTTGAGGTGGTTTCCTGATGGGGTATGGACGGGGTGGGTGTGGCCGGTTACGCCGGCCAGTCGGGCACTCTGTCGCCATTGGTGTGCCTGCCAATAAGGAGCAGGAGCGAACGTCCCTTGGCTTGCGGATTACTCGAACCGACTGCGCGCCTTGCCGGGGCCGTGAGACCCGGCGGGCCACCCTTAGCAGTGGCCAGCTGACGCTGACGGCATGCCGATCCGCCGACGGTATTCAAAGAATAGCTTCTTGGTGCGGAACGCCCAGGCAGGCACGGGTTTTTCTGCCTGCGTCGGAGGCTTCTGGCCGAATGCTCGCAGGTGTTCGACCCGGTGCAGGGTTGGCGGCTCGATTGGTGGTGAGGCAGGCTGTGGATAGGGGGCGGGGGGAAGGGTGCGGCCGGTTACGCCGGCCAGTCGGGCACTTTGCCGCCGCTGGCGTGCCTGCCAGCTGGGTAGGTGAATCGGCCTCGGCTTGCAGATTACTCGAACCAGCTGCGCGCCTTGCTGGAGCCGGGAGCTCCGGCGTGGCCATCATCTTGGATATGCCGGCTGACGCTGCTGGCGTGCCGATCTGCCCACGGATATTGCAAATCCTGCCCGATGTCGGGGCAATGGCCGTCTTTCCGGCCTGTCATCTGCTCTGTCGCCGACTGCGCAGATACAGCCCGTATAGGGGATATGGATAAAACCCTAGGCTTGCGGATTACTCGAACCTGCAGCGCGCATTCACAGCCCCTACTAAAAAGGTGAGTCAGCTAACGCTGCGGGCATGCCGATCCGCCGGCGGCAGGGTCATGATAACCTGTCGAAACGAGGATATGTTGTTTTAATAATAACATTTTTTCCTAAAATTTCTCTTTTAAGAAAGAATTTGTCTTTTATTTCTGTTTTTTTTCGTGTATCGCGGCTTGCCCATGGTTACTTCCTGGGTCGTAGCCGCTCCGGTTGCTATCGGGGCGGTGATCGTAATCAAGGGCGTCTGTGGTTGGGCTCGAGGGGGCTGGTCGGGGGGAGGAGGCTTGCAAGCCATTGCCGAGCTTGTCGGATGATTGGCGGGTTTGCTGGTCGAACGCTATGCGCTGGCAGTCATCTCATGTACATGGCCGATCTGTAAGTCAGTAGCGAGGTGTGCATGATGGATCCGGAAGCTCCTATCGAAATTCCTGCCGATACTGAAGGTGAAATTCCAAGATCTCGCGATGAGCAGGGAGAGCGCGAGTCTGAAGAGGTCAAGGAGGTAAGGCGCAAATCAGGCTCTTTGAATGCCCGGCGAGTCCGGGGGAGCCCTGATGAGTCGGGTGTTGAGGATGTGCCCGGCTATGACATCGAACTTCCACCGGATGCCAATGACGAGATCAAGGGATTGCCCTCGGATATTGATCCGGATAGTGCGGATATTGATGGCCAGATCAATCCACTTTGATTGTCCGGTTGGATGTGTTGGGAAGGCCCGGTCAGTGCACCGGGCTTTTTCTTCTCTGGCTTCTGGAAGGCGCCATCGGGGTGAGGCCCGAATGTTGTTGTCGAACGGTATGGCGAGACGCCCGAAGGGCTCTGCGTGCGCTGTCGTGGGTTTTTTCGTGGGGAAATACAGCATTAATTTATAAATGGTTCATGTTAGGATAAGCGTTTCAAAAGCAAGCGATTCGATCTGTTTCCCTTTTTGACTCAATGGATTAAGGCCATCCTGCCGCTGTCCTGAAGGGGTAGCTCGGTCAAGTCCTATTATGCTCGCAACTCTGAATTGAAAAGGCCGCGAAAGCGTCTTTTTACAGGATGCTTGTCAGTGGCGCGGCTTTCTGAAAGCATCCCGCAGCTTTTACTTCCAGTGACTCCGGTTCGCTCGGTTCGGGCCTTCGGGCTTCTGCCACCGTGAGGCAGGCATATCCGGCGAATCGCTTTACTGGCTCATCCCAACCCATGTGGCCTTTGGTAGGGGTCACCACTAGGAGAGGAGGCGCCATGCCCACCATCACTCTTCCCGACGGCAGTCAACGTGCATTCGATCATCCGGTTTCGGTCGCCGAGGTCGCCCAGTCCATCGGCGCCGGCCTGGCCAAGGCCACCGTGGCCGGCAAGGTCGACGGCAGGCTGGTCGATGCCTGCGATCTGATCGACCATGATGCGACCCTGCAGATCATCACGCCGAAGGACGAGGAGGGGGTCGAGATCATCCGCCACTCCTGTGCCCACCTGGTCGGCCATGCGGTCAAGCAGCTGTATCCGACGGCGAAGATGGTGATCGGTCCGGTCATCGAGGAAGGTTTCTACTACGACATCGCCTACGAGCGTCCCTTCACGCCGGAGGACATGGCGGCCATCGAGCAGCGCATGCGCGAGCTGATCGACAAGGACTACGACGTCATCAAGAAGATGACCCCGCGCGAGCAGGTGATCGAGGTGTTCAGGTCCCGGGGCGAGGACTACAAGCTGCGCCTGGTCGACGACATGCCCGACGAGCAGGCGATGGGGCTGTACTACCACGAGGAATACGTGGACATGTGCCGTGGTCCGCACGTGCCGAACACCCGCTTCCTCAAGGCCTTCAAGCTGACCAAGCTGTCCGGCGCTTATTGGCGCGGCGACGCCAAGAACGAGCAACTGCAGCGCGTCTACGGTACCGCCTGGGCGGACAAGAAGCAGCTGGCCGCCTACATCCAGCGCATCGAGGAGGCAGAGAAGCGCGATCATCGCAAGCTCGGCAAGCGCCTCGATCTGTTCCACACCCAGGAAGAAGCGCCGGGCATGGTCTTCTGGCATCCCAATGGCTGGATCGTCTACCAAGTGCTCGAGCAATACATGCGTACCGTCCAGCGGGAAAACGGCTATCTGGAGATCAAGACGCCGCAGGTGGTCGATCGCGTACTCTGGGAAAAGTCGGGGCACTGGGCAAACTATGCCGAGAACATGTTCACCACCGAATCGGAAAGCCGCGACTACGCGATCAAGCCGATGAACTGCCCGTGCCATGTGCAGGTGTACAACCAGGGGCTGAAGAGCTACCGCGAGCTGCCGCTGCGTCTGGCCGAGTTCGGTGCCTGTCATCGCAACGAGCCGTCGGGTGCGCTGCACGGCATCATGCGCGTGCGCGGCTTCACCCAGGACGATGCGCACATCTTCTGCACCGAAGAGCAGATGCAGGCCGAGTCCGCCGCTTTCATCAAGCTGACTCAACAGGTTTACGCCGACTTCGGCTTCCAGGACATCCAGCTGAAGCTGTCCACCCGTCCGGAAAAGCGCGTCGGTTCCGACGATCTGTGGGATCGTGCCGAGGGTGCGCTGGCCGCGGCCCTGGAGACTGCCGGCCTGCCCTATGATCTGCAGCCGGGCGAAGGTGCTTTCTACGGCCCGAAGATCGAGTTTTCCCTGAAGGACTGCCTGGGGCGTGTCTGGCAGTGTGGCACCCTGCAGTTGGACTTCAACCTGCCGGTCCGTCTCGGAGCCGAGTACGTCAGCGAGAACAACGACCGCCAGCATCCGGTGATGCTGCACCGGGCGATCCTGGGCTCCTTCGAGCGTTTCATCGGCATCCTGATCGAGCACTACGAAGGCGCTTTCCCGGCCTGGCTGGCGCCGACTCAGGCGGTGATCATGAACATCACCGACAAGCAGGGCGAATTCGCGCTTGAAGTCGAGCGGATGCTCAATCAAAGCGGTTTTCGTGCCAGGTCCGACTTGAGAAACGAAAAGATCGGTTTTAAAATCCGCGAGCATACTTTGCTCAAGGTTCCCTATCTCTTGGTGGTCGGAGATCGGGAAGTTGAGACGCGAGCCGTAGCTGTGCGCACCCGCGAAGGGGTCGATCTGGGCTCGATGCCCGTCGAACAGTTCCGCGAGATGCTGGCGCAGGCGGTAGCCCGGCGTGGTCGCCAAGAATTGGAGTAATCATTATTAAGCGTGAAATGAGACAAGATAGAAAAGCTCAACCGAAAGCCCCGATCAACGAGAATATCTCGGCACGCGAGGTTCGGTTAATTGGAGTGGACGGCGAGCAGATTGGCATCGTCTCGATTGATGAAGCGCTTCGCGTAGCGGAAGAGGCCAAGCTGGATCTGGTCGAGATTTCCGCTGACGCGGTACCGCCCGTGTGCCGGATCATGGACTACGGCAAGCACCTGTTCGAGAAGAAGAAGCAGGTCGCGGCGGCGAAAAAGAACCAGAAACAGGTCCAGATCAAGGAAATCAAGTTCCGACCAGGGACGGAAGAAGGGGATTACCAGGTAAAACTACGCAACCTGGTACGTTTCCTTAGCGATGGGGACAAGGCCAAGGTATCCCTGCGATTCCGCGGCCGCGAGATGGCTCACCAGGAGCTGGGCATGGAGCTGTTGAAGCGGGTCGAAACCGACCTCGTCGAATATGGCGCCGTCGAACAGCATCCGAAGATGGAAGGACGCCAACTGATCATGGTCATCGCCCCCAAAAAGAAAAAATAACCCACCAGGGCACTGGCAGGCCTTGCGGTTATGTATATTGACTGAATGCGGAGTATCCGAACATGCCAAAGATGAAAACCAAGAGCGGTGCCAAGAAGCGCTTCAAGCCGACTGCGAACGGCTTCAAGCACAAGCACGCTTTCAAGAGCCACATCCTGACCAAGATGACGACCAAGCGTAAGCGTCAGCTGCGCGGCACCTCGCTGATGCATCCGTCCGACGTCGCCAAAGTCGAGCGCATGCTGCGCGTTCGTTAATTCCGGTCAAGATTCTAGAGGTAACTACTCATGGCTCGTGTTAAGCGTGGCGTTATCGCCCGTCGCCGTCACAAGAAAATCCTGAAACTCGCCAAGGGCTACTACGGTGCGCGTTCCCGCGTATTCCGCGTCGCCAAGCAGGCGGTGATCAAGGCAGGCCAGTATGCCTACCGTGACCGCCGTCAGCGCAAGCGTCAATTCCGTGCCCTGTGGATCGCCCGTATCAACGCTGGTGCCCGTCAGAACGGTCTGTCCTACAGCCGTCTGATCGCCGGTCTGAAAAGGGCGGCCATCGAGATCGACCGCAAGGTTCTGTCCGATCTGGCAGTGAACGAGAAAGCGGCGTTCGCCGCGATTGTCGAGAAGGCCAAAGCCGTTCTGGCTTGATCCCCCCCGACAATCACCGGGTTCGCCCGGTGCCGAACGTCACCGATAGGGGAAGAGCCTAGTGCTCTTCCCCTATTTCGTATCTGAGAAGGGGTTTTTGCAAAACCGAGCGTTGCGTTCCTGGCAGACCTCCTGCCGAGTGCGGCAAGGTCGAAGCGGGCGCCAGGACAGTTCTGCAAGACCCCCTGGAGGTTGTACATGGAAAACCTGGATGCACTGGTCTCGCAAGCGCTCGAGGCCGTGCAACATTGCGAAGACGTCAACGCCCTGGAGCAGCTCCGAGTTCACTACCTCGGCAAGAAGGGCGAGCTGACCCAGCTGATGCAGAGCCTGGGCAAGCTCTCGGCCGAAGAGCGCCCGAAGGCTGGCGCCCTGATCAATGCGGCCAAG from Azotobacter salinestris carries:
- a CDS encoding NAD(P)/FAD-dependent oxidoreductase, whose product is MAHTDYPLSYYAATAAPAPQRPQLVGEVETDVCIVGAGYTGLSSALFLLENGFRVVVLEAAKVGFGASGRNGGQIVNSYSRDIDVIERSLPVEQARRIGDMAFEGGRILRALVARHDIHCDLKDGGVFAAFTSRQMAHLEEQKKLWERYGHGQLELLDERGIRTVVDSRQYVGGLLDRSGGHIHPLNLALGEAAAVEALGGVIHEQSPAVRIEHGTTPVVHTPKGQVRAKFVILAGNAYLSDLVPELAAKSMPCGTQVIATEPLDEELAANLLPQDYCVEDCNFLLDYYRLSADRRLIYGGGVVYGARDPRDIAAIVRPKMLKTFPQLQHVKIDYAWTGNFLLTLSRLPQVGRIGDNIYYSQGCSGHGVTYTHLAGKLLAEALRGQAERFDAFAALPHYPFPGGRLLRVPFTALGAWYYNLRDQLGV
- the thrS gene encoding threonine--tRNA ligase → MPTITLPDGSQRAFDHPVSVAEVAQSIGAGLAKATVAGKVDGRLVDACDLIDHDATLQIITPKDEEGVEIIRHSCAHLVGHAVKQLYPTAKMVIGPVIEEGFYYDIAYERPFTPEDMAAIEQRMRELIDKDYDVIKKMTPREQVIEVFRSRGEDYKLRLVDDMPDEQAMGLYYHEEYVDMCRGPHVPNTRFLKAFKLTKLSGAYWRGDAKNEQLQRVYGTAWADKKQLAAYIQRIEEAEKRDHRKLGKRLDLFHTQEEAPGMVFWHPNGWIVYQVLEQYMRTVQRENGYLEIKTPQVVDRVLWEKSGHWANYAENMFTTESESRDYAIKPMNCPCHVQVYNQGLKSYRELPLRLAEFGACHRNEPSGALHGIMRVRGFTQDDAHIFCTEEQMQAESAAFIKLTQQVYADFGFQDIQLKLSTRPEKRVGSDDLWDRAEGALAAALETAGLPYDLQPGEGAFYGPKIEFSLKDCLGRVWQCGTLQLDFNLPVRLGAEYVSENNDRQHPVMLHRAILGSFERFIGILIEHYEGAFPAWLAPTQAVIMNITDKQGEFALEVERMLNQSGFRARSDLRNEKIGFKIREHTLLKVPYLLVVGDREVETRAVAVRTREGVDLGSMPVEQFREMLAQAVARRGRQELE
- the infC gene encoding translation initiation factor IF-3, which encodes MIIKREMRQDRKAQPKAPINENISAREVRLIGVDGEQIGIVSIDEALRVAEEAKLDLVEISADAVPPVCRIMDYGKHLFEKKKQVAAAKKNQKQVQIKEIKFRPGTEEGDYQVKLRNLVRFLSDGDKAKVSLRFRGREMAHQELGMELLKRVETDLVEYGAVEQHPKMEGRQLIMVIAPKKKK
- the rpmI gene encoding 50S ribosomal protein L35 is translated as MPKMKTKSGAKKRFKPTANGFKHKHAFKSHILTKMTTKRKRQLRGTSLMHPSDVAKVERMLRVR
- the rplT gene encoding 50S ribosomal protein L20 translates to MARVKRGVIARRRHKKILKLAKGYYGARSRVFRVAKQAVIKAGQYAYRDRRQRKRQFRALWIARINAGARQNGLSYSRLIAGLKRAAIEIDRKVLSDLAVNEKAAFAAIVEKAKAVLA